Below is a window of Dehalococcoidia bacterium DNA.
CGCTCCGGCCGTCGAGCCTCATATCACTCCCGCCGCTGCGAGCGCGATGAGGTCGTCGCGGTCGATGCCGGCGATCTCGCACAACACCTCCTCGTTGTGCTCGCCGAGCAGGGGTGCGCGTCCCTCCCGCCAGGGCGCTCCCGTAATCTCGAATGGTCCGCGCGGGTAGGTGAGCGTCCCGGCCTCCGGGTGCGACACCTCTCTCAGGGCGCGCCGATAGCGCAGGTGCTCCGACTCCAGGAGATCGCGCATGTCATGGACGAAGGCGAGAGGAGCGCGGTGCTCCCCTGCGAGGCGATACGCCTCGCGCTTGGGCATGTCCGCGGCCCAGGCGTAAATGAGCGCGGAGAGCTCATCGTTGCGCCGCAGGCGGTCGCGCCCGAGCTCTTCGTCCTGAACGCCGATGAGCTCCAGCAGCGCCGGCATCTGCCGGGCCATGGCATGCACGCCCACGTAGCCGTCCGCGCAGGGGTAGAGGCCGATCGCGGCGGACTGAGCATTGCCGCGGCGCAGCGGCCCGCTAAGAAAGGGGCTGTCGGCGGGCGGCGGCTCGGCTCCGGGCCGGTTGCGGTAGAGATAGTTCGACAGCGCAAGCTCGAGGGTCGTTGCCATGGCTTCCATACCGCCAACGTCGACCACCTGGCCGTGCTCGGTCTGGGCGGCGTGCCAGAGGGCGCCGAGCGTGGCCGCATAGGCGTGCAGGCCGAGCTGGTACTCCGCCTGGTAGCCGCCGGCGAGCAAAGGCTCACGGTCGGGATCGCCGCACATGGCCATCTGACCGCCGCTAGCGAAGGAGGTGAGATTGGTGGCCGGCCGGCTGGCGTAGGCGCCGCTGGAGCCATAGGCCGAGACCTGTGTGATCACGAGGCGGGGCATCGCCTTTATCAGCTCCTCCGCCGAGAGGCCCAGGTCATCGCGGCGGCGCGTGGGGTGGTCTTCGACAACGCCATCGCACTCTGCCATGAGACGCCGCAGCACGGCGGCGCCGGTTGGCGTCGTGTAGTCCAGCGTCACGCCGAGCTTGTTCGTGTTCAGGTAGAGGAAGAGGGCGCTGCGCTCAGGGTGCGGAGCACCGCCGGCGAAGGGGCCCAGGCGGCGTGTAGGGTCGCCCCGGCCGGGGCGTTCGACCTTGATCACGGTCGCCCCGTAGTCCGCCAGGAGCTTCGTGGCGAAAGCCCCTGCTACGCCCTCTGAGAGGTCTAAGACGGTCAGGACGGCGAGAGCTCCCTCGGCCTCGTCCTCGACGTCCAGGTCCGGTCGCGTCACGGCAGGATCATGGTCGAAGAGGGGCCATGTGGCAAATCCCCCGCGGGAAGTCACCCAGGCGATCCGCAGCGAACTGACACGCGCTTCCCCTTCCCAGGCGATCCGCGTGTAATCACGCGCGCGCCACTCTTTGTTAGAGCGAAAGGAGGTGCTCCCCAGGATGGAGACGACAACTGCGATCGTGATCGTGATCCTGGCAGCGGTGTTGTTGCTCACGGCTGCTGGTATCTGGTGGGCCTCGAGAAGGAAGCAGACGTCGGGACTGCGCTCCACGTTCGGTCCCGAGTATGAGCGGACCATCGAGGAAGTTGGTGACAGACGCGAG
It encodes the following:
- a CDS encoding CoA transferase, producing MTRPDLDVEDEAEGALAVLTVLDLSEGVAGAFATKLLADYGATVIKVERPGRGDPTRRLGPFAGGAPHPERSALFLYLNTNKLGVTLDYTTPTGAAVLRRLMAECDGVVEDHPTRRRDDLGLSAEELIKAMPRLVITQVSAYGSSGAYASRPATNLTSFASGGQMAMCGDPDREPLLAGGYQAEYQLGLHAYAATLGALWHAAQTEHGQVVDVGGMEAMATTLELALSNYLYRNRPGAEPPPADSPFLSGPLRRGNAQSAAIGLYPCADGYVGVHAMARQMPALLELIGVQDEELGRDRLRRNDELSALIYAWAADMPKREAYRLAGEHRAPLAFVHDMRDLLESEHLRYRRALREVSHPEAGTLTYPRGPFEITGAPWREGRAPLLGEHNEEVLCEIAGIDRDDLIALAAAGVI